In Candidatus Dormiibacterota bacterium, the genomic window CAACCCTGCTGCTGCGTCCCACCATCCCCCACCTCGACCTCGCCGCGGTGCTCGGTGACGACACCCGGCGGGCGGTCCACCTCAGCCTCCTGCGCGACGAGGACAGCAAGCCCGTCGACGCCCTCTACATCGACAGCCGGGCCCCGCGGGAGATGAGCCGCGAGGTCGAGGAGCACATCTGGAGCGGGCTGAAGGTGCCCGGCAAGCTGCCGAGCACCCTGGGACAGATCGAGCCCGGAGCGCGCAGCGAGCCGCTGGCGCTCAGTGAGCTGATCCTCCTGTATCACATGCTCCAGGCACAGTCTGCCGCTACCTCCGACGTGGCTCGGGCCTGACGTCGCGTCGGAGACGCGTGGAGGGCGGCGGCCCCCCGGCCGCCGCCCTCCTGTCCGCTCCCGACTCCCGAGGGGGTCACCCCCGGATGAGCATCGAGCCGAGCGAGAGCCCGGCGAGCTCGAGCGCGGTGAGGAGCACGACCAGCCACCCCAGCGTCCAGGCGGCGACGAGGCGGCCGCCGACGGCGAGCAGGAAGCCGGCGCCGAGCAGCGCCGCCTCCACACCATGGTCGAGGCGCGCGGCGGCCGAGCGGGCCGCGATCACCAGCAGGTAGAGCGCCATCACCGGCATCACGGCGACGGCGCGCGCGGTCGAGAACGTCAGCGCCCAGCCGGTGACGAGCACCGCGATCACCAGCAGGGCGGCGATCGGCGGTCCGCCGGCGGCGGCGGGTGCCGGCGTGGCCGTGGGGGCCGCCGGCGAGGACGCCGAGCGCCACGGCGGGGCGGACGGTGCCGCGGCCGCGGGCGTGGACCCGGCGTTCGACCCCCAGGTCCAGCGCGGCGCCGGGGCGGCGCCGGTGGCGGGCGGGGCCGGCGCCGTCGAGCGCGGCAGCGGCGGCAGCGGCGACGCCGGCGGCGCCGGGGCCACCACCTCCATCCCGGCGGTGACGGCCGCCCAGCTCCACGGCGCCGGCGGCTCGGGGATCACCTCCATCACCACGGTGGCATCCCAGCACCACGGTGGCGGTCCCGCGGGCGGCGACGCGGCCGCGGGCTCCGCTGCCGCCGGCGCCGGCTCGGCGACGGCGGGCGCCGCCTCGCCGTCGCGTTGCCCTCCTCCCCAGGCCCACGAGGGTCGCTCCACCGCCCGGCCGACGAGCTCGATCGTCCCCGGCTCCGGGGTGGGTGCGCCGCGCGCCCCGGCCTCGCCCTCGGGCGGCGCGCTGCGGGTTCCGGCCTCGGCCCCGTTCGTCCCCCACGACCACACCGGCCGGAGGCGGTCCGAGACCCGGGACGACATGTCGGGAGGATTGTGGACAGACATGACATCACCGTGTCGCGTGGGCGATTGTGCCGTCCAGACGGCGGGTGCTGACACGCTAGCGCAGGTCACTCACCGCGTCAATGACTGTCAACTGAGTTGACCGCCGGCCCCGTGTCCCCCCGGTCCGGGCGTGGGGAAGGGGCGTCATCAGCACCGTTCAGCGTGTCGCCCTCGTCACCTGCGCCAACCGCGGCATCGACCAGGCCGCCGCCGGCCGGCTTCCCGCCGCCTACGGCAGCAACCCGCGGCGCCTCCGCCTGACCGCGAAGGCGGTGGACAGGTCGGCGGCGTCGAAGCCGCGCATCGCTCCCTGGCCGGTGGCGTACGCGTACACGGCGGTGCGGAAGATCCCCGAGAGGGCGGCGCCGACGACGCAGAGGCCGCCGATGCCCACCACCAGGATGAGCACCCCGAGCGCCGGGGCGATCGCCAGCCCGACGACGCCGGCCGCGGCCACGCCCACGCCGGCGGCGAGCAGGGGCAGGGTGATCGCGGCGTTGCCCACCAGCGATTCCCCCCAGCTGTCGCGGAGGATCTGCATCGAGCGGCGGATCGAGTCGACGGCGCTCACGTCCTCGAGGACGAGCACCGGCACGGCGAAGGCGGTGGCGACGCCCCAGGCGATCCCCACCACGGCGGAGACCAGCCTGCCGACGATGCCGAACTCCTCGCGCACCAACCGCAGCGCCAGTCCCACCGTCGCCGAGATCAGCGCGTAGGCGAGGAGGCGCCCCGCCCGGGCGGAGGCGATGCGCAGGCAGTCGCCGACCCCCGGG contains:
- a CDS encoding DUF6159 family protein — translated: MTNAQPPLSPDGRWRWDGQAWQPHSDLSAPGLGRATAAPPGGRWSRGLRLARASWSVLRSNPALGLLPVLSLAGLVAYLLPLLGIAAGLGAFEPSQRPLAWVLAGWYYLGASFITVFFNAALVAGAIAHLRGERPGVGDCLRIASARAGRLLAYALISATVGLALRLVREEFGIVGRLVSAVVGIAWGVATAFAVPVLVLEDVSAVDSIRRSMQILRDSWGESLVGNAAITLPLLAAGVGVAAAGVVGLAIAPALGVLILVVGIGGLCVVGAALSGIFRTAVYAYATGQGAMRGFDAADLSTAFAVRRRRRGLLP